In Kryptolebias marmoratus isolate JLee-2015 linkage group LG22, ASM164957v2, whole genome shotgun sequence, a single window of DNA contains:
- the LOC108246631 gene encoding uncharacterized protein LOC108246631, giving the protein MKIAAGFLLLAAGLNAVLAENKYFEIGGELSFQPAPLSERITSITWKLNGDMVAEWIEGAGELEYFRDFRGRSNLDLITGVLVISSMRKTDEGDFTVEINNKVQSVVYSAKGIKSLHDTQVEVVVRPLTCDHNSEKCTLSCIVDITDAGPVQYFWKQGEGEWKESQEDLVITNNEETRQIKTFSCNMKNPISEKESGPLDNPFNKQPPGGSNGPLVGGIIVLVSLVLAGGGLAGVAYKHPEKVAPCIPCVAGNGNPPNTEDSKDNKEDVEAKVPMASGPGADSGESG; this is encoded by the coding sequence ATGAAGATAGCGGCTGGTTTTCTGCTCCTGGCAGCGGGGCTGAACGCTGTTTTGGCCGAGAATAAATATTTCGAAATCGGCGGTGAGCTTTCTTTCCAGCCTGCGCCTCTCTCTGAGAGGATCACCAGCATCACCTGGAAACTTAATGGAGACATGGTGGCTGAGTGGATTGAAGGAGCTGGTGAGTTGGAATATTTTAGAGATTTCAGAGGCCGATCAAATCTGGACTTGATCACCGGAGTGTTGGTCATTAGCTCCATGAGAAAGACCGATGAAGGAGACTTCACTGTGGAGATCAACAACAAAGTCCAGAGTGTTGTGTATTCTGCCAAGGGGATCAAGAGTTTACATGATACACAGGTTGAAGTCGTGGTGAGACCTCTGACTTGCGACCACAACTCAGAAAAGTGTACCCTGAGCTGTATTGTAGACATTACAGATGCTGGGCCTGTTCAGTACTTCTGGAAACAAGGAGAAGGAGAGTGGAAGGAGTCACAGGAGGACTTGGTCATCACCAATAATGAGGAAACACGACAAATCAAAACGTTCTCCTGCAACATGAAGAACCCAATCAGTGAGAAGGAGAGTGGACCGCTGGACAATCCATTCAACAAACAACCACCTGGTGGATCAAATGGACCACTGGTGGGTGGGATTATTGTCCTGGTTTCGTTAGTATTGGCTGGGGGAGGACTTGCAGGTGTTGCCTACAAACATCCAGAGAAAGTTGCACCTTGTATACCATGTGTTGCTGGAAATGGCAATCCACCAAATACTGAGGACTCTAAAGACAATAAGGAAGATGTTGAAGCGAAAGTGCCTATGGCATCAGGACCAGGGGCTGACTCTGGAGAGTCTGGTTAG